The Nitrosomonas sp. sh817 genome includes a window with the following:
- a CDS encoding lipocalin family protein, whose translation MRLLAINVILGFLSGCLSLPQNVVPVDGFELNRYLGTWYEIARLDHSFERGLDKVTAEYFLRDDGGVGVINKGFSAAENKWKEAEGKAYFVRDSQQGYLKVSFFGPFYGAYIIFELDKVDYQYAFVTSYDKSYLWLLARTPMVNEELITRFVQRSTELGFETAKLIYPKQD comes from the coding sequence ATGCGACTATTAGCGATTAATGTCATACTCGGTTTCCTCAGCGGTTGCCTCTCACTTCCGCAAAATGTCGTGCCGGTCGACGGTTTTGAACTTAACCGCTATCTCGGCACCTGGTACGAAATCGCCCGGCTCGATCATTCATTTGAGCGCGGACTCGACAAAGTGACGGCAGAATATTTTCTGCGCGATGATGGTGGTGTCGGAGTCATCAACAAGGGCTTCTCAGCAGCGGAAAATAAGTGGAAAGAAGCGGAAGGAAAAGCTTATTTTGTCAGGGACTCGCAGCAAGGCTATTTAAAAGTCTCGTTCTTCGGCCCGTTTTACGGTGCGTATATTATATTCGAGCTTGATAAAGTAGATTACCAATACGCCTTCGTCACCAGCTACGACAAATCGTACTTATGGTTGCTGGCAAGAACCCCGATGGTTAACGAGGAATTAATTACCCGCTTTGTGCAGCGATCAACCGAACTCGGTTTTGAAACTGCTAAGCTGATTTATCCAAAACAAGATTAA
- a CDS encoding DUF2905 domain-containing protein, with protein MQQILITLGIIFLILGLLWPWLSQLPLGRLPGDIHIERENFSFHFPLMTGLVISVVLTLILWWLRK; from the coding sequence ATGCAGCAAATACTTATCACCTTAGGAATCATTTTCCTCATCCTCGGTCTGTTGTGGCCGTGGCTATCGCAATTGCCATTAGGCCGCTTGCCCGGCGATATCCATATCGAACGAGAAAATTTCAGCTTTCATTTTCCGCTGATGACCGGGTTGGTTATTTCCGTTGTATTGACATTGATTCTGTGGTGGTTGCGGAAGTGA